One genomic segment of Burkholderiaceae bacterium includes these proteins:
- a CDS encoding Dabb family protein gives MPLSTCGPKRRDFPHEGRNVIRHIVMWKLAGDTPLSKQRNVERLTQSFLSLRGRIPGLLHLEIGVDSSGVDYACDVVLYSEFESQSALDDYAIHPEHLRVKAEIGDMRIARHQVDYAVVPSDVRAKELT, from the coding sequence ATGCCTTTGTCAACCTGTGGCCCCAAAAGGCGGGATTTCCCACATGAAGGAAGAAATGTGATCAGGCACATCGTCATGTGGAAGCTGGCAGGCGACACGCCCCTATCCAAACAACGCAACGTCGAACGACTGACGCAGAGCTTCCTCAGCCTGCGGGGCCGCATCCCAGGACTGCTGCACTTGGAGATTGGCGTGGACAGCAGCGGCGTGGACTACGCCTGCGATGTAGTTCTCTACAGCGAGTTCGAGTCGCAATCCGCTCTCGACGACTACGCCATCCATCCAGAACATCTCAGGGTAAAAGCAGAAATTGGCGACATGCGCATCGCCCGCCACCAAGTGGACTACGCCGTGGTCCCATCCGATGTGCGCGCAAAGGAATTGACATGA
- a CDS encoding maleylacetate reductase: MKDFVYNGQPSRVVFGPGSLAHLEREIELLGAKRALVLSTPEQAAQAQMVADRLGNRATGIFPRAVMHVPIETAREARDEARRLGADCAIAIGGGSTTGLGKAIALDSGLPILAIPTTYAGSEMTPIYGITEAGLKKTGKDPRVLPRTVIYDPELTLTLPVAMSVTSGMNAIAHAAEGLYAQDSNPVMDLMAEEGIRAIAQALPVIHQRADDVAARGDALYGAWLCGSVLGNVGMALHHKLCHTLGGSFNLPHAEVHTVVLPQAMAFNAAAAPEAMRRIERALGATGRASAAAGLFDLAHTNGAPVALKDIGMNEADLDRAAEIAVSNPYWNPRPFGAAQRGEIRDLLQRAYEGIRPD; the protein is encoded by the coding sequence ATGAAAGATTTTGTTTACAACGGCCAACCCTCGCGTGTGGTGTTCGGCCCAGGTTCGCTGGCTCACCTGGAGCGAGAGATCGAGCTGTTGGGTGCCAAGCGGGCCTTGGTGCTGTCCACCCCGGAACAGGCGGCGCAGGCTCAGATGGTGGCCGATCGCCTGGGCAACCGGGCTACAGGAATCTTCCCGCGAGCGGTGATGCATGTCCCCATCGAAACCGCCCGGGAAGCGCGGGACGAGGCACGCCGACTTGGTGCCGACTGTGCCATCGCAATTGGTGGCGGTTCCACCACTGGGCTTGGCAAGGCGATTGCCCTGGATTCAGGATTGCCCATTCTGGCCATTCCCACTACTTACGCAGGCAGCGAAATGACGCCGATCTACGGCATCACTGAGGCGGGTCTCAAGAAGACCGGTAAAGACCCACGCGTGCTGCCGCGCACCGTCATCTACGACCCTGAACTGACCCTGACCCTACCGGTGGCCATGAGCGTGACCAGCGGCATGAACGCTATTGCACATGCAGCCGAAGGCCTGTATGCCCAGGACAGCAATCCGGTGATGGATCTGATGGCCGAAGAAGGTATCCGCGCCATTGCGCAGGCGCTCCCAGTGATTCACCAGCGCGCTGATGACGTGGCTGCACGCGGCGATGCACTTTACGGCGCCTGGCTCTGCGGCTCGGTGCTGGGTAACGTGGGCATGGCGCTGCACCACAAGCTGTGTCACACCCTTGGAGGCAGCTTCAACCTTCCGCACGCGGAGGTTCACACCGTCGTGCTGCCACAGGCGATGGCATTCAACGCAGCGGCCGCACCCGAGGCAATGCGGCGCATCGAACGCGCCTTGGGCGCAACTGGCCGAGCCAGTGCCGCAGCGGGCCTTTTTGACCTGGCCCACACCAACGGGGCTCCCGTAGCACTCAAGGACATCGGCATGAACGAGGCTGACCTGGACCGGGCAGCCGAGATTGCTGTGAGCAACCCGTACTGGAACCCTCGCCCGTTCGGAGCAGCACAGCGTGGCGAGATACGCGACCTGCTCCAACGCGCTTACGAAGGCATCCGGCCGGACTGA